Proteins from one Triticum aestivum cultivar Chinese Spring chromosome 7A, IWGSC CS RefSeq v2.1, whole genome shotgun sequence genomic window:
- the LOC123151294 gene encoding uncharacterized protein, whose protein sequence is MDRFHDGHHVRLRSRVLGKYLHADDDVQGVSLRERRASLSQAWTVHIYNGNGVYLLLYSATYGRYLATTATRAPRGHRGFRARQREYDHTEVQAIMWRAVRSGFGDDVLLRDAGGRYLRANGKYRPWNTGVTVEASDNVSAMMYWTVEPIPARDGTPGLPGPIQSPPPTIFWREPVMWRQIRYMVSEPDGPIYTEYCWSTFQFRGRSVFHLRNEVARHTRFVLEGRQPFDLVMCVQAGRHGRLTPLFVDLPRGDLLPTFWIVVFLSGTPAYNALRHPNVDAE, encoded by the exons ATGGACCGGTTCCACGACGGGCACCACGTGCGGCTGCGGAGCCGCGTGCTCGGCAAGTACCTCCACGCCGACGACGACGTCCAGGGCGTCTCCCTCCGCGAGCGCCGCGCCTCGCTGAGCCAGGCGTGGACGGTGCACATCTACAACGGCAACGGCGTGTACCTGCTCCTCTACAGCGCCACCTACGGCCGCTACCTCGCCACCACGGCCACGCGGGCGCCGCGCGGCCACCGCGGCTTCCGCGCCAGGCAGCGCGAATACGACCATACGGAGGTGCAGGCCATCATGTGGCGGGCTGTCAGGTCCGGCTTCGGGGACGACGTCCTGCTCCGCGACGCCGGCGGCCGCTACCTCCGCGCCAACGGCAAGTACCGCCCCTGGAACACCGGCGTCACCGTCGAGGCCAGCGACAACGTCAGCGCCATGATGTACTGGACCGTCGAGCCCATCCCCGCCAGAGACGGCACGCCTGGCCTTCCAGGCCCGATTCAG AGCCCCCCTCCGACGATTTTCTGGCGCGAGCCGGTGATGTGGCGGCAGATCCGGTACATGGTGTCGGAGCCCGACGGCCCCATCTACACCGAGTACTGCTGGTCCACGTTCCAGTTCAGGGGGAGGTCCGTGTTCCACCTGAGGAACGAGGTGGCCAGGCACACCCGCTTCGTCCTGGAAGGCCGTCAACCCTTCGACCTCGTAATGTGCGTCCAAGCGGGCCGCCACGGGCGTCTGACCCCGCTCTTCGTCGACCTGCCCCGCGGCGACCTCTTACCGACCTTCTGGATCGTCGTGTTCCTGTCCGGGACCCCAG